AACATCGCCGCTAAAAGCCAGAACAGCTTGTTTGGCATTGTCGGGCGTAAACGGCTGATGCCAGGTTTGAAAACGCTCGTAATTCAGCTGCCCCAGGTTGGCCGAAATCCCCATTAACTTCGAGAGTTGTTGGGGTTTCATCTTACGCAATTTTACCAGCAGTTTTTCCGACTCATTAAGCATTTCGGGAAGCGTATAATCCTGCGTTACCGCAGGCGTTTTATAATCAAGCGATTTTGCCGGTGATATGATTACTAACATAGTTTCTGATTTTTTTCAAAATTAACAGAAAAGCGGTTTTAATGTTCAGATTTTGCCTTTTTGTAAAATCAAGGATAAAGATTAAGATAAAAAAAGCTACCCCAAGAAAGGTAGCTTATAACAAAAACTCAAATCAAACGCCATAAATCTAAAAGCTAATTCCAGAACCTTGAATCATAGCTCTTTTCTTTTTAAAATATTAGATTACGGTTTTCAATTCCATCTTACGCAATCCAGTAATTGGAATAGTGATCATAAACAGTATCCTGTGCTGAAGGGTGATCATGACGTAAAAGATAGGAATCTTCTACGCCAATGGCATCAACAAACCCCTTGTGCAATACCTTTTTTGCCAATTCCTTTTGTTCTTTAAAAGCCTCGAGAATTACCGGAACGGAAACCTGTTGTTTAATTTTATTGATGAGCACCAGGTTTCTCTTCAGTAAATAATCGTTTGATGACTCAAATTTCATTGAAGAAGCTGTAAGATCAACATTAAAGGCATCAAATCCAGCCAGTTCCAATTCGCTCACACCTTCAAGCACACGTTCAACGCCATTATAGTCAGACCAGGCTTTCTCCAGGCTACGTGCACTTTGTGTTGCCGCAATAAATTTATCATCAATCCGAATGTTCAGCATCACCGGAAAATCGTCGCCACAAACTATTTTTATAGCCTCAACAACCTTATTGGCAAACGCAATACGTTCGCGAATTTCACCTTGCAGGTTTGTTATTTTGTTGAATGAAGAATCCATAACAAACTCAGGTTTTCTGTTTCCGTTAGTAAAGGGGGTCAGGTCAACCTGAATACCATCGAATCCAACAATGCGGGCAACCGTCGCCAATCTCACATATTCATCAATAGCCTGGTCTTCTTCCGCATAACTGTTTAAGGTTACCACCTTATCTTCACGCACATTATTTTTTGACTCGTCAATGCGTCTGATAAGCAGAAATCCGGGCAAAGCACTGCTAAAACTGGTGTTTACTCCGGCAAAAACTTTTGTTCCAAAGCGATGCACGCGTTCCACCATTTTTTTTAAGCGCTGTATGTATTCGGTCATTTCTGCTCCCGAAGGATAGTCTGTCAGATCTTGTCTGGGCGCATACATTTCTGACGATTGATTGCCGGTAACAATCATTCCAACTCCCTCTTCAGCACGTCGTTCGTAATATTCCATAGTATGGGTGGTAAACATGCCGCTAAATGTTGTAACTCCTTCATCCAGTCTTACTTTTGATACACATCTGTTTTTTACTTCGCAACCATTTATTGCAAATGGCGAAATTAGTTTCTGCTCGTTGTTTTTCATTTGTTTTAATTTTTAATATTCTTAATTCGTATTATCTCGTTTGTTTTACAAATTTAGTATCACCCCTTCCAGTAATCTGCTCTTTACGGTTCTCCAGTCATCCCAAAAAGCTCAAAAAAAATAAGGCGGGGTGTACATCAAAAAGGGGCAGGCTAAAGAGCCTACCCCCACTTTTGAACTTACAGTAATATCAAACGACACTAACTGTTATTCCCAAAGTTTTTAAAATATCTTATTCGTTTGTATACTGCGTTGCTGTCAATATTCTTAGTTTACCCAATTTGAACTTATTTCAGATTCTCGGCAATGTATTTAAGGGCATCCATTTTTATTTTGCTGGTTTCGCGAACGGCATTTGAGGCCGATTCGGCACTGCCAAAATGAGCGATAATTACATTGTTGGTTTTATCGATATAAATACCCTGGCCGTAAACCCCGCGTGCCGTCATAACTTGTTTATCCGGATCGTGTATCCACCAGAAATTTTTATATCCGGCAAAATGTTTGTCATATGCGGCACCATCGGTATTACTGCGATAGATACTTCGTTGCCCCGCCATGTATTCTGAAGTAGTTAAATTAAAGGTGTCTTCGATAAATTCTTTGGGGATGACCTGTTCACCATTAAATTTCCCATCATTTAATACGGTATATCCAAAGCGGGCAAAATCGCGCAGGGTTGTCAAAAATCCACCGGTGGCAATCGGGCTAAAGGCAACGTCTGCAAGCATCTGCGCATCGTGTTCAACACCCAATTTTTGCCAAATATGTTCGGCAATAACTTCCTCCAGCGACTGGTTGGTAACCCTTGAAATAATCATTCCTATTACATCAACATTTGGGGAATGGTATTCAAAAACTTCTCCCACGTTTTTACTTGCATCGCTTTGTATATTTGGCAAATACTCCATATTTCCCCGGGGCGTATCGTTTGTTTTCGGATCCATCGACATCAGGTCAAAAGCAGGGATCATTCCTACCCTACGAAAATATTCATAATTCACATTACCGGGTTGTAAATCTTCATACTCCTCCGAGAAATCGAGCGCACTCGTCATATTTAAAACATGCTGCAGAGTAAGACCTTCAAAACCGCTACCTTTCATTTCAGGAAGATAATCTTCCACATTTTTGGTCAAATCCAATATCCCTTTATCGGCCAGAATACCAGTTAACATACTGGTAAGCGATTTGGTTGACGAGGCCCAAAAATGCAGGTTATTTTCCTTAAAATCACCAAAGTACCTCTCGTACCTCACAATTCCGTCTTTTATTACAATAATGCCATCAGTATCGTCGGCAATTAATGATTCCAGTACGGTTTGTCCGTTACCGCCCGGAAACTCGTTGTTCTCAAACTCAGGAGTGATGTTCCGGGGGAAATTAACCACTGCACCACCACGAGGTACCATTAATGATGGGAAAATACCCATATTACGAAATGCCCACTTATTATAGGGCTGCTCAGAGGCATTCATAAATGTTACCTGCGATTCGGCACTGGCCGGAAAACCATCCATGGCTTTTGCTGCTATTTTTTTGCTTTGCACCAGTACCTGTTTTTTATTGCTCCGCACTTTGCTATTGGCTATCAGCAAAATACCGGCTAATAAAACCAGGGCAATTGCCCCTCCTCTTAAAACTGTTTTTCTTTTCATTACATTTCGTTTTATCGTTATTACTGATGCAAAGATGCCGGTTTACCAGCTGCCATTCGGCTCATAAAAGCTCAGGCGAAGTCCCATTCGGTTCAGTTTTTTTTAGCCATAATAAAGGCGAGATGTTATAGCTGAGCTAAAACCATCTCGCCTGGTGTTTATATGCTGGTTGGCTATTGGAGTATGAAGCGTACTATTTTCGACATGCCGGCTTGTTACTCCAAAACGCCTTATTATTTTATCCACATTCTTCCAGATAAATTTAAGGAAGAAATGCTACCGTCTCATTTGCGACGGAGTTGGTGCCGGTGCTGGCCGCGTTGCCGGTTGCATTGGCCGTGTACCTGGCTGACTTGGCCTCATAATCAGCTGCGCGGGCCTGTGTATCGGTTGTGCAGGACGTACATCAGGCTGAACGGGTCGGGTTCCTGGCTGGCTGGGCATGGTACCTGGCTGTACAGGCCTTGTGCCGGGCTGAGCGGGCAGTGTCGACGGCTGAGCAGGTCGCCTGTCGGGCTGGGCCGGCAGTTGTGCAGGTTGCTGCGGGCGTCCCGGACGCTCAATCGGATGCTCGGGTTTTGGCCGGTGATGCGGCGGACGATAGTGTGGCGGACGGTAGTACGGTGGCCGGTAGCCATACCAGTGCCAGTTCCAACCCCATCCCCAGTGCCAATGCCAGTTCCAGTAAAACGACGAGCGGAACCAGGGCGAATAAACAGGTACCCATCCGTAAAACGGATCGTAGAAGAAACCATAACCGTAGGTCATGGGATGATGGTAGTAAAACCAACCATGCCATCCGTGGTAATGAAATCCGGTACCGAAAACTACTGTTGGACCATAAACATACGACCCGGTGTAGCCCGATGTGTATCCGGTATAAACCACCCTGTCGGTATTCTTATAAATATGAACGAACTTTATATTGTAAAGCGGATTATCGGCCGGAATTTCTTCAACCCCTGCCGGACGCTGTGTTGCAATTTGCCATGGTCCGTAAGGCGATGACGAATTGTACCATACTGCCTCATCAACCAGGTAATAGCTGTTATTCCATTGAATTACCGGACTCGAGGTGTTTACAGCATAGCTCAGGTTGGTTCCGTCGATAGCTGCAAACTCAGGATCTCCGTTATACGCCACTTTTGTATCTAAAGTAGTAGAAATATCATGCCGGGTTACCGAAGGCACCTGTGCATCGCGCACAGCATTTTCGGCAGCTTTTGTTCCGGGTACGCTTACCAGCACATTGGCTTTATCGTGATTTTCCGGAATTTGGGCAAAACCGGCAGGCAAATCACCCGGAGCAAGGTATTGCCAGTTTCCTTCCAGCTTATCCGAAACAAACCAGCGCCCCGAAAACAAGGCATAGAATGTATTGGTATCCACCTGCCTGAACACTTCAGCATCAGAATTTTCAATATAAACCAGTTTCGTATTCGGAATAAGAACGTATTTCGGGCTACCATCGGTAGAAATCAATTCTGCCGGTTCGGTGCTAAAAATAAGGTCTGGAATTATCCTTGCCTGGTAGTGCTCGTTTTGCATGCTGTCGTACAATTCGCGGGCATGTTTTTTCATTACCCGCTTTACACGGTTTGGCACATCATCGTTGTACTCCCACCCCTGCAGGGCATTTTCAGAGGTAAACCACAAGCCACCACCATACATATAATAGGTATCTCGTTTGTTATCCTTAACAATAAATGCTCCGGCATTGGCAATTTTCGAAAAACGTTTATCCAGCTCTTCATAAAAAGGCTCGCCATTTACAATAATCAACGCTGCTGGCTGATTGGTATAAATAATTGGTGGTGCATCGTTGTTAAGCCCGGTATTAACCGCAGCACGCGATGTTTTTAACGCAGCATCGATGGTGCTTTTCGGCAGCTCTTTAAACTGCGACTTTAATTCTGTGTAAAAAGCTTTTTCAATCTTCGCCTTTTCTTCCAACGAAAGATCTTCAGCCAGGCGAATATCATTCACCTTCCAGTTTTTTATGGCGTAGTTTTTTGAAGCTGTCCTTTCTTCAAAATCAAATTCGGCCCAGAACGAGCCAAAGAGTTCATCTGCCGAGCCCTTCTTTTTTGCCAGAAATACACTCGACATTTCTATCGTTCCGTTATCACCTGCTTTAAACTCAGGCGAAACATTCAGTAATTCTACTGAGACTTCATTGTCCGGGCTTTTTGTGTCCTTATCCCCGGCGATTTTGGTTGATGCAAATCCACCTAAAGAAAGCATCACAACCAGGACTGTACCTAATAGTGCTTTCATAACTTAACTGTTTTAATTGTTATTACTAGTACAAATATGTTGGATTACCGGCTGGTTTTTTAATCAGAAAGGACCAGGGATTATCCCAAAAAGACCAAGTATATCTTTTGCAGGTATTTGCTGACGACGAAACCAAATCCGCTTTAAAATAGATTGCACTAAAGACAAAACGAAAAAGCCCGGTAATAAAAACCGGGCTTTTCATCAATCAATTGTTCAATCTAAATTCAAATGCCATAAGTTCGTCCTTATTCTGGATTAACTATTGGAGGCTGCTCTGGAGAGACCTCAATCGGCTGAGCCGGAAGTGGATCTTCGTAATAATAATCGTCCGAACATGATGCCATTGTTACTCCAATACCTGCTAATAATACAAATGCTACTGCTAATCTTTTTAATTTTTTCATCGTTTTAAATTTTAAAGTGTTATTACTGTTTGTTTATTTGTTCGATACAAAGATGTGGGCTTTTCAAGCCGTATTTTGCTCTTAAAAGTCCAGCTTAAGTCCCAAAGGGTTCAATAGTATAGTTCTACCTGCCGGCGCTCCGAAATTGGATTTATGATGCGAAGTAATTAATTGTAGTATCTTTGCCGCGGTTTAGAACAAAAACAGAGGGGAAGCGTTTTGGTAGCATTGTGCTCTTTATTCACGGTTATTATTTTGTGAGCCCTTGTTTACCAAAGAAAACAATAATGAAATTTGAAGATTTAAAATTACATCCTGTAATACTTAAGGCATTAAAGGATGAAAACTATACGGAACCAACCTCCATACAGGCACAGGCCATTCCGCTGGTATTAGAAAAACATGATGTATTGGGTAGTGCACAAACGGGCACCGGAAAAACAGCCGCATTTGCCATACCAATTATTCAGCATTTAATAAACAATTCAGAACACGAAAAAGGCCGGCGACGGATTAAAGCGCTGGTGGTTACCCCTACCCGCGAGCTGGCCATACAAATTGGCGACAGTTTTAATGCTTATGGCAAATACAGCAGGCTGTATAATACCGTAATTTTTGGAGGGGTGCCGCAAAATCCGCAGGTACGTCAGCTGCAAAAAGGCATCGACATA
Above is a genomic segment from uncultured Draconibacterium sp. containing:
- a CDS encoding serine hydrolase; this encodes MKRKTVLRGGAIALVLLAGILLIANSKVRSNKKQVLVQSKKIAAKAMDGFPASAESQVTFMNASEQPYNKWAFRNMGIFPSLMVPRGGAVVNFPRNITPEFENNEFPGGNGQTVLESLIADDTDGIIVIKDGIVRYERYFGDFKENNLHFWASSTKSLTSMLTGILADKGILDLTKNVEDYLPEMKGSGFEGLTLQHVLNMTSALDFSEEYEDLQPGNVNYEYFRRVGMIPAFDLMSMDPKTNDTPRGNMEYLPNIQSDASKNVGEVFEYHSPNVDVIGMIISRVTNQSLEEVIAEHIWQKLGVEHDAQMLADVAFSPIATGGFLTTLRDFARFGYTVLNDGKFNGEQVIPKEFIEDTFNLTTSEYMAGQRSIYRSNTDGAAYDKHFAGYKNFWWIHDPDKQVMTARGVYGQGIYIDKTNNVIIAHFGSAESASNAVRETSKIKMDALKYIAENLK